A single Actinomadura algeriensis DNA region contains:
- the nrdR gene encoding transcriptional regulator NrdR → MHCPFCRNPDTKVIDSRSTDDGGAIRRRRSCAECGRRFTTQENVLVMVAKRSGVTEPFSREKIIAGVRRACQGRPVDEDALAKLGQRVEEDIRSAGSAEIPSHEIGLAILGPLGELDEVAYLRFASVYRSFESLDDFAREIETLRNAGSSGEPGPSR, encoded by the coding sequence GTGCACTGCCCGTTCTGCCGCAACCCCGACACCAAAGTGATCGACAGCCGTTCCACCGACGACGGGGGCGCCATTAGGCGGCGCCGCTCGTGCGCCGAATGCGGCCGGCGATTCACCACGCAGGAGAATGTCCTCGTGATGGTCGCCAAGCGAAGCGGCGTCACCGAGCCGTTCTCTCGCGAGAAGATCATCGCCGGGGTGCGCAGGGCCTGCCAGGGCCGCCCCGTCGACGAGGACGCGCTCGCGAAGCTCGGCCAGCGGGTCGAGGAGGACATCCGGTCGGCGGGATCCGCGGAGATCCCCTCACACGAGATCGGCCTCGCGATCCTGGGTCCGCTCGGTGAACTCGACGAGGTCGCGTATCTGCGGTTCGCCTCCGTGTACCGGAGCTTCGAATCGCTCGACGACTTCGCGCGGGAGATCGAGACACTGCGCAATGCCGGTTCCTCGGGGGAGCCCGGCCCGTCCCGTTAG